One genomic segment of Suricata suricatta isolate VVHF042 chromosome 16, meerkat_22Aug2017_6uvM2_HiC, whole genome shotgun sequence includes these proteins:
- the ZNF175 gene encoding LOW QUALITY PROTEIN: zinc finger protein 175 (The sequence of the model RefSeq protein was modified relative to this genomic sequence to represent the inferred CDS: inserted 3 bases in 3 codons; substituted 1 base at 1 genomic stop codon), whose protein sequence is MEGKGSVLQVLRCQPNLHRLSDVPSTPAQRCLYRDVTLEICRLLLSVGYPIPRPDMIFRMEKEEEPLTREAQLPRQRRQEEAFGLKSSRHKIFEKASFHDNMECTVPSGSSRCSLLDLWGAANPTTRGPSHHGAFFGRKTPDRERHCECEDPGKTTPEKPHLISSQKRPPKHCSFAKCLKPNLEGKPRDQSSSSEQVHGTVVSGQLFTQSPSNPGCWSAHPGETLCEGNPSLKALSQEPPRTQDQVHPWEKPNXCGECGRGFSQKSPVEQPRFYSVEHLPECRKCIKGLAPQPSLCASLTRHAGNIPYVCKECGKLFTQRSELMTHQKAHTRQKPHQCQECGKAFFQTLSLSRHQRTHARGKLYECGECGKGFSQNSTLATHQKIHSGEQQYACGECGKAFTQKSALSLHQRIHSGEKSYVRIMCGQAFVQKTHLTMHQRGHTGEKPYPCHSCGKSFISKSQLDIHHRIHTGEKPYECSDCGKAFTQKSHLNMHQKIHTGERQHVCPNCGKAFNQKSILSVHQRTHTGEKPYKCSDCGKAFSSKSQXKEHQQVHTGERPYVCAECGKTFKGRSNFHKHQKIHTRGKVFACYRCKTTFVQESELVAHQRTHVGRKPXESGDCGKSFSKKPQLQVHRWMHMGETPCVCSQCGKAXNNRSNFNKHQTTHTRDRSCERHYPEICS, encoded by the exons ggtaagggctcagtcctacaagtcCTCAGATGCCAACCTAACCTCCATCGGCTTTCGGACGTTCCCAGTACCCCTGCCCAGAGATGCCTATACCGGGACGTGACGCTGGAGATCTGCAGGCTCCTCCTCTCCGTGG GGTATCCCATTCCCAGGCCAGACATGATTTTCAggatggaaaaggaagaggagccGTTGACTAGGGAGGCTCAGCTCCCACGTCAGAGGCGTCAAG aaGAGGCATTTGGACTCAAAAGCTCCCGacacaaaatttttgaaaaagcttCATTTCACGACAATATGGAATGCACGGTCCCAAGCGGCAGTTCACGGTGCTCCCTCTTAGACTTGTGGGGAGCTGCAAACCCCACAACCAGGGGGCCATCGCACCACGGGGCGTTCTTTGGCAGGAAAAcaccagacagagagagacactgcgagTGTGAGGACCCTGGAAAAACCACTCCTGAGAAGCCCCACCTTATTTCTTCCCAAAAAAGACCTCCTAAGCATTGctcatttgcaaaatgtttgAAGCCCAACCTAGAAGGGAAACCTCGAGATCAAAGCAGCAGCAGTGAACAAGTGCATGGGACCGTGGTCTCTGGCCAGCTCTTCACCCAGAGCCCTTCCAATCCTGGCTGCTGGAGCGCCCATCCAGGAGAGACCCTGTGCGAGGGGAATCCAAGTTTGAAAGCCCTCAGCCAAGAACCACCACGTACACAAGATCAAGTTCATCCCTGGGAGAAACCCAATTAATGTGGTGAATGTGGGAGGGGCTTCAGCCAGAAGTCACCCGTAGAGCAACCGAGGTTCTACAGTGTGGAACACCTCCCGGAGTGCAGGAAATGTATAAAAGGCCTTGCCCCGCAGCCAAGTCTCTGTGCGTCTCTGACGCGGCACGCAGGCAACATTCCTTATGTGTGTAAGGAGTGCGGGAAGCTCTTCACTCAAAGGTCAGAACTGATGACACACCAGAAAGCTCACACTAGACAGAAGCCCCATCAATGCCAGGAGTGTGGAAAAGCCTTTTTCCAGACGTTATCACTCTCCAGACACCAGAGGACCCACGCTCGAGGAAAGCTCTACGAGTGCGGCGAGTGCGGCAAAGGCTTCTCCCAGAACTCCACCCTCGCCACGCACCAGAAGATCCATAGCGGCGAGCAGCAGTACGCATGCGGcgaatgtgggaaggccttcaCCCAGAAGTCCGCGCTCAGTCTGCACCAGAGAATCCATTCGGGGGAAAAGTCCTACGTGCGCATCATGTGCGGACAGGCCTTCGTGCAGAAGACCCACCTGACCATGCATCAGAGAGGCCACACGGGAGAGAAACCTTACCCGTGCCACAGCTGCGGCAAGTCCTTCATTTCCAAGTCACAGCTGGACATCCATCACCGCatccacactggggagaagcctTACGAGTGCAGTgactgtgggaaagccttcacCCAGAAGTCGCACCTCAACATGCACCAGAAGATTCACACCGGCGAAAGGCAGCACGTGTGCCCTAACTGCGGGAAAGCCTTCAACCAGAAGTCCATCCTCAGCGTGCACCAGAGAACGCACACCGgggagaaaccttacaaatgcagcgactgtgggaaagccttcagctCCAAGTCCC TTAAGGAGCATCAGCAAGTTCATACCGGGGAGAGGCCCTATGTGTGCGCCGAGTGTGGGAAGACTTTCAAAGGCAGGTCCAATTTTCACAAACATCAGAAGATTCACACGAGAGGGAAGGTCTTTGCCTGCTACAGATGTAAGACCACCTTTGTCCAGGAGTCAGAGCTGGTGGCGCATCAGAGAACTCACGTTGGAAGGAAGC TTGAAAGCGGTGACTGTGGGAAGTCCTTCAGTAAGAAGCCACAGCTCCAAGTGCATCGGTGGATGCACATGGGAGAGACGCCCTGTGTGTGTTCTCAGTGTGGGAAGG ACAACAACAGATCCAATTTTAACAAGCACCAAACGACTCATACTAGAGACAGGTCTTGTGAAAGGCATTACCCAGAAATCTGTTCCTAG